The Miltoncostaea oceani genome includes a region encoding these proteins:
- a CDS encoding (deoxy)nucleoside triphosphate pyrophosphohydrolase, whose product MRGQQVVVAAVIERGGRILVSQRGPGVGQPGRWEFPGGKRERGEGDEQALRRELREELGVELEVGPRVWTARAGPLELRFFRCPWAGGQRPRPHGSVQFRWVRREDLPALSFPPADAGLVRALAEGGI is encoded by the coding sequence ATGAGGGGCCAGCAGGTGGTCGTCGCCGCGGTCATCGAACGGGGCGGGCGGATCCTCGTCAGTCAGCGCGGACCCGGGGTCGGGCAGCCCGGCCGGTGGGAGTTCCCCGGCGGCAAGCGCGAGCGCGGCGAGGGGGACGAGCAGGCGCTCCGCCGCGAGCTGCGCGAGGAGCTCGGCGTCGAGCTCGAGGTCGGCCCCCGCGTCTGGACCGCCCGCGCGGGCCCGCTCGAGCTGCGCTTTTTCCGTTGTCCCTGGGCCGGCGGTCAGCGGCCCCGGCCGCACGGCAGCGTCCAGTTCCGGTGGGTCCGCCGCGAGGACCTCCCCGCCCTGTCGTTCCCGCCCGCCGACGCCGGCCTCGTGCGGGCGCTCGCCGAGGGCGGCATCTGA